The window TGGCTTGTTGAAAGCAGCGGCCGGAGCCACCGCGACCTTTGTCGGACCGATCGACAATGCGGTCATTCAGTCCGGCGGTGCCTTCATCGATACCAATGGCCAGACCCTCTCGGTCACTGCCAACCTCAGCGGCACCGGTGGTTTGACCAAATCGGGAACGGGCACGCTTACCCTCTCGGGAACCAACACCTACACCGGCAACACGACCGTCAGCGCGGGCACCCTGTCACTGGGAGCGGCCTTCCTCGGAAACTCCTCCACGGTGAACATCGCGTCCGGTGCGGTCCTGAACCTGACCCATGGCGCGGTCGATCAAGTGGCCACCCTGATCCTCAATGGTGTTTCCCAACCAGTCGGCACCTACTCCTCGGCCACCCCCGGCGGTTACATCACCGGCAGCGGCAGCCTCCAGGTCACCGGCGCGGTGGCTTCTCCATACGACACATGGATGTCCGGCTTCCCGTCGATCCCGCTGGCCGATCGTGATCCGGGCGATGATCCGGACGGCGATGGCTCCACCAATGCGGTCGAGTTCGCGCTCGGCAGCACGCCGAACAGCGGCACCAATAGGCCGAAGGTCTATCAGATCATCGCGGACAGCAGCGCCGATGTCGACTCGACCAAGGAGTTGCTGCTGACCATCGCGGTTCGCAGCGGCGCGCCGGCCTTCACCGGCAGCCCGTCGCCGACCGCGACGCAGGACGGCTACACCTACACGATTCAGGGTAGCACCAACTTGGGCAGCTTTGTCACCGCCGCGGTGCCGGTGACGACGGTCGCGACTGGCCTCCCGGCCGCGCCGGCCGGTTACGAGTACCGCACGTTTAGTTTGACCGGGTCGAACGGTAACCCGACGAGGGGCTTCATGCGGGTCGGCATTACGCCCTGATCATCGTCGGGAGAATAGGGGCCCCGGTCGACTTGGGCGACCGGGGCTTCCTTATTTCGCCCCATCACAAACCAGCTTCTTGCCAGACCCGGCCGCGATGAGCGGCCGGGTTTCTTTTTGGGTCGTCCAAGCCGGTTTTGAAGCCCCCGGGACGAGCCATCTTTACAGCTCTCAAGGGGGCTCCCTGAGAAAAATTTCCCGCCCACTAAACCCGGCGCGAATGTCCGCCCCCTCGGCATCGCATTGAATTGCAATCCAGACCCTATCCCATCGGGTAAAAACCGCTGTTTGTATGACAAAAACGGAAAACCGCGGATTGGTGAAAACATACAAGTGATCAGCTGCCTTTACATTTGCCCGTTTCCGGGGCTGACGGTGTGAGGGTGACGTTGGATTTCATAAAAATCCAACGCAGCAATTCCTGACTTCTCTCAGATGTCAAATTTCGGGCGCTTAATCCGCGGATCGGCAAAAAGGTCGATTTATTACAGGTTCGCCTCGTCCAATTAATTGAATATTAGACGGTTAACGTGGATTTGTCGCAATATTCACAGAATGGCAAAGAATTTTGTTTCAATGGAAAACGGATTTGTTATTCCAAATTTACTCGGATGAGCGGACCCACGCTCGTACGGGTAAAACCCAAAACCCAAAAAACCCATCCCTGACGATCCGTGGACTTTTCCAAGGAAGTCGACCCCCGTTCACCCAAGGAAACGGTAAAGACATACACAGGCGTCCTGTGCACATGTCTGCAACTTCTCTCTCAGACCCCATGAATAACCCGACCCTGACCCCGATTACCCGTGCGTCCCTCCTCGCCACGGCGTCTTACAATACCCGCTGGTTCGCCAGCCTACTCGCAGGAACGACCGTGCTCGGTTCTGCTGCTTTTGCCACCACTTGGGACGGCACCGGCACCGTGGTGACCGACTGGAATGACAATGGCAACTGGGTCGGCGACGCCGGCACCGGTGGATCGAATGCCGTGATCGGAATCAACTCACCGGTCGCCACCATTTCGGCGAATATCGCCGCGACCCCCGTGGACATCCTGGTAGGTGACGGAGCTGGCTTGAATGGCCGCGTGGATCACACCGCCGGCACGGCACAGACCGGCGGCGGCAACTGGATGGTCGTCGGCCGCGGCAGTGGCACGGGCCTGTACAATTTGACCGGCTCCGGCACGGGCGGCACCTACACGGGTCGCTCGCAAGGCAGCGGCACCATGAATGTGTCCGGTCGCCTTTACGTCGGCGATGGCGGCGGCAGCGTTGGCACCGTCAATGTCCACACCACCGGCACCCTTGCGATCGGTGGCGAGTTCAACACGGGTTTGAACGGCGGCACCGCCACGGTGAATATCGATAGCGGCACCGTTACCAACGGCGGCTGGCTGCGCGTGGGCGCGGGCAGCGGCGGCGTTTCCACGCTGAATATTTCCGGCGGCTCGGTGACGAAGAACGGCAACGATCACATGATCCTTGGCGACAACGGCGGCTCGCAGGGAACCATCAACCTGAGCGCGGGCACGCTCAACGTGAACAACGAGTGCTGGATCGGCCAGAACGGCGGCAAGGGCACCATCAATCTCACCGGCGGCACGCTCACCAACAACAGCTGGGCGGCAGTCGGTCGCGCGAATGCAGCCAGCGAAGGCACCGTGAACCACAGCGGTGGCACATGGAACAAGACCGGTGGCGGTCACCTGATCATCGGTGACAACTCCAAGGGCACCTACAATCTCAGCGGCACCGGCGCGCTCTCCATCAACGGTGAGTTCTGGATCGGCCAAGGCGGTTCCGGCAATGGCACGCTCACGATGAGCGGCGGCAGCATCACCAGCAACAACTGGGTGGCGGTCGGCCGTGAAAACGGCACCGCGCTGGTGAACATGACCGGCGGCACCTGGACCAAGACCGGCGGCGGCACCTTCATCGTCGGCAGCTCCGGCCCCTGCACCATGAACATGAGCGGCGGTCTCGTGGATGACCAGGGTGGTCTCACGTGGATCGGTGAAAACGGTGGCGCGACGACGGCCACCCTCAACTTCTCCGGCACCGCGGAATGGCGCACCAACACGATGTCCGTGGGTCAAAACACGCCCAACGCCATCCTGAACCTCAATGGTGGCACGATGAAAGTGCAGCGCTTCACCGGTCGACGGGAAGCGGACGACACCGGCACCGATGGCGGCACGGGCACCATCAATTTCAACGGCACGCAGATCATCGCGACCGTGAACAATCCGATCAACTTCATTTCCACCTCGGTGGACAATGTGAACATCGACAGCGGCGGCTTGCTGGTGAACACCAACGGCTTCAGCGTCGTGGCGCCGAAGCCGCTGCCGGGAACCGGCGGCGTGGTGAAGTCGGGTGCAGGCACCCTGACCCTCTCCGGTGTCAGCAGCTACGGCGGCAATAACAGCGTCCAAGCCGGCAAGCTGGTCCTGAACGGCGACTCCTCCGGCACCGGCAACATCACGGTGGCAAACGGTGCGGGCCTCGGCGTCAACCAGGTGAACCCGGCCAATAGCCTCGATCCGGTCGCTGTCACCTTCGGCACCTCCGGAACGCTCGACATCAATCTCGGCAATGTCGCCGGCAATCCGACGGCCGCTCCGCTCAACGTTACCGGCACGCTCACCGTCGGTGGACCGATCACCATCAATGTCGCCGATCAGTTCCCGGCCGTGGGTTCGGTTCCTCTGATCAGCTACGTCGGACCGAAGGCGGGCGGCGGCAGCTTCGTCCTCGGCACCTTGCCGAATGGCGTGGTCGCCAACCTCGTCGACAACGGCACCGGTCTGGTTTCGCTCAATGTCACCAGCGCCTCGTTGCCGCGTTGGGATGGCACCAATGAGTCGGGCCTCACCAAGGCCGGTGACAAGGTCGATGGCTCGCCCGATATCACCGTCGCCAATGCCACCGGCATCACGATCGGTCAACCGGTTCGCGGCCCGGGAGTTCCTCCGGCCACCACGGTTTCCGGCATCGCCGGCCTGACCATCACCCTGAGCAATCCCGTCGCCGGTTCGGCCACGGGGGTGAACTTCCTGTTCGTCACCACCGCCGGCACCAATGAAGGCGTGTGGGACTTCGTGACCGAGAACTGGTTCGACATGGTCACCAACGCCAGCTCGCTCTACACCAATCCGTCTCCGGTGTTGTTCGACGACAATGCCACTGGCCCGACCGCGGTGACCCTCAATACGACGGTCACCCCCAGCTCGGTGACGTTCAACAACAGCAGCCTCACTTACAGCCTCTCTGGCACCGGCAAGGTGACCGGCTCCTCGGGCCTGACCAAGTCGGGTTCCGCGGCGCTCACCGTCAACAACACGAACGACTACACCGGCGTGACCCGTCTGGAAGGTGGCATCACCACGGTGGGCACCCTCACCAACGGTGGCGTCGCCAGCCCCCTCGGTGCGGCTTCCAATGCAGCGTCGAACCTGGTTCTTGCCGGTGGCACCTTGAACTACACCGGCAGTGCGACCAGCACTGACCGCGGGGTCTCGCTGGCGGCGGCTAACAACACGATCGCCAGCGGCCTTGTCCTCGCCAG is drawn from Luteolibacter sp. Y139 and contains these coding sequences:
- a CDS encoding beta strand repeat-containing protein, with the protein product MNNPTLTPITRASLLATASYNTRWFASLLAGTTVLGSAAFATTWDGTGTVVTDWNDNGNWVGDAGTGGSNAVIGINSPVATISANIAATPVDILVGDGAGLNGRVDHTAGTAQTGGGNWMVVGRGSGTGLYNLTGSGTGGTYTGRSQGSGTMNVSGRLYVGDGGGSVGTVNVHTTGTLAIGGEFNTGLNGGTATVNIDSGTVTNGGWLRVGAGSGGVSTLNISGGSVTKNGNDHMILGDNGGSQGTINLSAGTLNVNNECWIGQNGGKGTINLTGGTLTNNSWAAVGRANAASEGTVNHSGGTWNKTGGGHLIIGDNSKGTYNLSGTGALSINGEFWIGQGGSGNGTLTMSGGSITSNNWVAVGRENGTALVNMTGGTWTKTGGGTFIVGSSGPCTMNMSGGLVDDQGGLTWIGENGGATTATLNFSGTAEWRTNTMSVGQNTPNAILNLNGGTMKVQRFTGRREADDTGTDGGTGTINFNGTQIIATVNNPINFISTSVDNVNIDSGGLLVNTNGFSVVAPKPLPGTGGVVKSGAGTLTLSGVSSYGGNNSVQAGKLVLNGDSSGTGNITVANGAGLGVNQVNPANSLDPVAVTFGTSGTLDINLGNVAGNPTAAPLNVTGTLTVGGPITINVADQFPAVGSVPLISYVGPKAGGGSFVLGTLPNGVVANLVDNGTGLVSLNVTSASLPRWDGTNESGLTKAGDKVDGSPDITVANATGITIGQPVRGPGVPPATTVSGIAGLTITLSNPVAGSATGVNFLFVTTAGTNEGVWDFVTENWFDMVTNASSLYTNPSPVLFDDNATGPTAVTLNTTVTPSSVTFNNSSLTYSLSGTGKVTGSSGLTKSGSAALTVNNTNDYTGVTRLEGGITTVGTLTNGGVASPLGAASNAASNLVLAGGTLNYTGSATSTDRGVSLAAANNTIASGLVLASNLTVSGPITATAGKLVKTGTGSLTLTNAGANVLANGSGGETPQAFRFEEGSLVLNTAGQTNTVTGYAAFGVPNGSSSALTLGNGANLTVNGRLQTALGESSTSALTISGTSTLQVTDAVQIGLGNTSTSTVIIENSGTLNKVGGWFSLGHNSNTSTMTVRNSGTLSGNGDLNIGDTGSASGTLNLQDNATVSWAGGNAFVGKNGTTGNFNVGGDANVTVGETSVGGSGGSNGTLDISGTSNYISNGRLQVGPNGGSNGNVIIEGSGSMQVNSYVSVGFNGHGDMTIKGNGSFNNTDDFSVNENGEGSVTVNLQDNGALSMTRTLFIGRNGGKVGTLNVTGASTVTQLDAGYSLIVGPAGTGTLNMSGTSTVTAAANGGMLVSQGGGTGVVNLDGGTLSVKKVSDGGGSSTFHFNGGTLKANTGAALDFLNGIDTLDVKPGGAFIDSNGQTIAINQGIGDADGALTKKGAGTLQLNSGSNTYLGTTTVQAGALGGTGAVAGELVVQSGASIAPGAAGVGTFTVQDTLSSGSSIAGTYVCEINGATADQLAVAGDLNVTGATLDFDVLAAPSAPSYVIATYASITGTFAVVDLPPGCTLNYGPTQLTLVQSATPYSLWAQSYGLDPLTDGAPGFDKDKDGQVNSVEFALGGSPISGENNAKIYSLAADSGVDVDSNREAILTIAVRTGTPAFAGSPSPTATQDGYTYTIEGSTTLGTFTTVVTPTPTPVTAGLPAAPTGYEYRSFSLAGSNGVPTRGFMRVLVTP